Proteins from a genomic interval of Nitrosomonas sp.:
- a CDS encoding UbiX family flavin prenyltransferase: MSEVSTSRKTITIALTGASGMPYGIRLLEILLQQHYRVYLLYSQAAQIVAQQEMGLILSSRPKEVEAALNEYFKVAPGLLSVFGREEWFAPVASGSNPADAMVICPCTMGTLSAVAVGMSQRLIERAADVMLKEKRTLIIVPREMPFSIIHLENMLKLAQAGATILPANPGFYHQPETIQDIIDFVVARILDHLGVAHELMPRWGK, from the coding sequence ATGAGTGAAGTCAGCACTTCTCGAAAAACCATTACCATCGCTTTGACAGGCGCCTCGGGCATGCCTTACGGCATCCGTCTGCTCGAAATATTGTTACAGCAGCACTACCGGGTATATCTGCTTTATTCACAAGCCGCACAAATTGTAGCGCAGCAGGAAATGGGGCTGATTTTATCCTCACGTCCCAAAGAAGTCGAAGCGGCTCTTAACGAGTATTTTAAAGTTGCACCAGGACTGCTAAGTGTGTTTGGTCGTGAAGAGTGGTTTGCTCCCGTCGCATCAGGCTCCAATCCTGCTGATGCTATGGTAATTTGCCCGTGCACCATGGGAACACTGTCAGCGGTCGCAGTTGGAATGAGCCAGCGATTAATAGAACGTGCAGCCGATGTCATGCTGAAAGAAAAGCGCACTCTGATTATCGTTCCTCGTGAAATGCCATTTTCAATCATCCACCTGGAGAATATGTTGAAGCTTGCTCAAGCAGGCGCCACCATACTGCCAGCCAATCCCGGCTTTTACCACCAGCCCGAGACTATTCAGGATATTATCGACTTTGTTGTTGCGCGCATACTAGATCATCTGGGTGTAGCACATGAGCTGATGCCCCGCTGGGGCAAGTAA
- a CDS encoding RNA polymerase factor sigma-54, with product MKPTLTLKQTTSLTLTPQLQHALKLLTLSTLELNREIERMIQENPMLELDDHSDNAQSDFQQTIDSSMPDVADEPANINSPDSIEMTENDQSLDSFTDFHEDDNNIYQQQSNSHETDSSDLEFSRFAIQPISLCEHLLTQLSMSQLSERQRQIVSLLIHSLDEDGYLTQDIDELLQQLSSELVADRTELQAALEYLQQLDPPGVGASTLRECLSLQIRALPADTPCQQQALELVENHLEIFAAKNFRLLQRILGCNEACLQGIQQLITQLNPKPGGNFNSTLARYVVPDIIVVRSGKSWLVQLNQEATLSIHINQLYADILKNNRNEAARPLRGQLQEARWLIRNIRQRVQTILRVGQAIVDRQQAFLEQGETAVRPLAMREIAETLELHESTISRVTSHKYMRTPHGIFEFKYFFGSHVSTAQGDACSSIAIRGILKQLIQNENPKKPLSDNCLSQLMEQQGVIVARRTIAKYRELMHIPPTNLRKML from the coding sequence ATGAAACCAACGCTTACACTCAAGCAGACGACCAGTCTGACACTGACGCCACAGCTGCAACATGCCCTTAAACTGTTAACCTTGTCAACACTTGAGCTGAACAGGGAAATCGAGCGGATGATTCAGGAAAATCCGATGTTGGAGCTGGACGATCATTCTGATAATGCCCAGTCTGACTTTCAGCAAACGATTGATTCAAGCATGCCCGATGTGGCTGACGAACCTGCAAATATTAATTCGCCTGATTCAATAGAAATGACGGAGAACGATCAGTCATTGGATTCATTTACTGATTTCCACGAGGACGACAATAACATCTACCAGCAGCAATCGAATTCGCATGAGACCGACAGCAGTGATCTGGAATTTTCTCGTTTTGCGATTCAGCCCATCAGTTTGTGTGAGCATTTACTGACGCAACTTAGCATGAGCCAGCTATCCGAGCGACAACGGCAAATCGTCAGCCTGCTGATTCACAGTTTGGATGAGGATGGTTACCTTACCCAGGATATTGATGAGCTATTGCAGCAATTGTCATCCGAGCTCGTTGCAGACCGTACCGAATTACAGGCAGCGCTTGAATACCTTCAGCAGCTGGATCCACCCGGCGTGGGCGCAAGTACCCTGCGGGAATGTCTATCACTGCAGATCAGGGCACTGCCCGCAGACACCCCCTGCCAACAGCAAGCACTGGAATTAGTAGAAAATCACCTGGAAATTTTTGCAGCCAAAAACTTCCGACTGCTACAGAGGATACTGGGGTGCAACGAGGCCTGTCTGCAGGGCATCCAGCAGCTGATTACTCAGCTGAACCCCAAACCCGGTGGCAACTTTAATTCAACGCTTGCACGTTACGTTGTGCCCGACATTATAGTGGTCAGATCTGGCAAAAGCTGGCTGGTTCAGCTTAACCAGGAAGCGACTCTATCTATTCATATCAACCAGCTCTATGCAGACATTTTAAAAAATAATCGTAACGAAGCGGCTCGTCCACTCAGAGGACAGCTACAGGAAGCGCGTTGGTTGATTCGCAACATTCGTCAGCGTGTCCAAACCATTTTACGTGTAGGCCAGGCGATTGTTGATCGCCAGCAGGCATTTCTGGAACAGGGGGAAACTGCTGTGCGTCCGCTGGCGATGCGTGAAATTGCCGAGACTTTAGAATTGCATGAGTCCACCATTTCACGCGTAACCTCTCATAAGTACATGAGAACGCCACATGGTATCTTTGAGTTCAAATATTTCTTTGGCAGCCATGTTTCGACAGCGCAAGGTGATGCTTGCTCATCCATTGCTATTCGCGGAATTCTCAAGCAACTGATTCAAAATGAAAATCCAAAAAAACCACTCAGTGACAACTGCCTATCACAGTTGATGGAACAGCAGGGCGTCATTGTCGCACGACGAACAATTGCAAAATATCGGGAGTTAATGCATATTCCTCCGACAAATTTACGTAAAATGCTCTAA
- a CDS encoding folate-binding protein YgfZ has translation MNTDWLDFLTKDNAQIDSNQVSHFGDPTAELQQAQISSVLIDLSHLGLIRISGEDAQSFLQGQLSCDISMLNSHTATYGGYCTPKGRLLSNFLIWRKEESADYWLQLPAGLVQSMIKRLGMFILRAKVTLHDETDNQIRIGIMGKNTSTSLDHCLTTAPPRLEPLSVFHTKEGQIICHSKHRIEIITTPTQANKTWGKLRHKIKPAGMHCWQWQEICEGIPTIQAETQEEFIPQMINLDKIGGVSFKKGCYPGQEIVARTQYLGKLKRRMYRAHIACSDIAKAGDPLFIQGTEEQASGMIINTAPSPTGGCDVLAVVQISSVENNEIHWKSPTGPLLKFISLPYVV, from the coding sequence ATGAATACTGATTGGCTTGATTTCCTGACGAAAGACAACGCCCAGATCGATTCAAATCAGGTCAGCCATTTTGGCGACCCCACTGCAGAATTGCAGCAAGCGCAGATTTCATCTGTGCTGATTGATCTCTCTCATCTTGGGCTGATTCGTATTTCAGGAGAGGATGCTCAAAGCTTTTTGCAGGGACAGTTAAGTTGCGACATCAGTATGCTGAATTCGCATACTGCTACTTATGGAGGTTATTGCACCCCAAAAGGACGATTATTAAGTAATTTTCTGATTTGGAGAAAGGAGGAAAGCGCTGATTACTGGCTGCAACTGCCAGCCGGCCTGGTGCAATCCATGATTAAACGCCTTGGCATGTTTATATTGCGCGCAAAGGTAACTTTGCATGACGAAACCGATAATCAGATACGCATCGGCATCATGGGCAAAAACACCTCAACATCGCTTGATCATTGTTTGACAACGGCTCCACCCAGATTGGAACCGTTATCCGTCTTTCATACAAAGGAAGGACAGATAATCTGCCATAGTAAACACCGTATTGAAATCATCACCACGCCGACACAAGCCAACAAAACCTGGGGGAAGTTAAGGCACAAAATAAAACCTGCTGGAATGCACTGTTGGCAGTGGCAAGAGATCTGCGAAGGTATTCCCACCATTCAGGCAGAAACACAAGAAGAGTTTATTCCCCAGATGATCAATCTTGACAAGATTGGTGGTGTCAGTTTCAAGAAAGGTTGTTATCCCGGGCAGGAAATTGTTGCGCGAACTCAATATCTGGGCAAACTTAAACGACGTATGTATCGAGCGCATATAGCCTGTTCTGATATTGCCAAAGCAGGTGATCCGTTATTTATTCAGGGTACGGAAGAACAGGCAAGCGGTATGATCATCAACACCGCCCCTTCACCCACAGGCGGCTGCGATGTATTGGCCGTGGTTCAGATCAGCAGTGTAGAAAATAACGAAATTCACTGGAAATCACCAACAGGACCACTTCTGAAGTTCATATCCCTTCCCTACGTGGTTTAA
- a CDS encoding IS3 family transposase, with amino-acid sequence MNGLYKTEVIRYCGLWHIDDAEFATLEWINWFNNHRLSEPIGNISSTKFEMAYYR; translated from the coding sequence ATTAACGGGTTATACAAGACTGAGGTTATTCGATATTGCGGCCTCTGGCATATCGACGATGCTGAGTTTGCAACTTTGGAATGGATAAATTGGTTCAATAATCACCGGTTGTCGGAGCCGATTGGAAATATTTCGTCGACAAAGTTTGAAATGGCATATTACCGTTAA
- a CDS encoding sel1 repeat family protein: MQYLIPSLSIIIVLILTACENSENASTPDASKKVPQSMLNEVTPLGELPSFLKQGLSVEEQETLKKQIMPTLDDGMTPEERFKKLRMDAEAGDPDAQNGLGTMFYLGEAVSRDATGKIMESDPVAAAGWFLRAAEQGHADAQFNLGLLLLNGEGVTQSTATAVEWFIRSAEQGNVDAQNNLGVIYLTGEGGLPQDKDLAIEWFKKAAKQGNEEAKQNLEAIRAQ; encoded by the coding sequence ATGCAATACCTCATACCATCCCTATCCATCATCATCGTACTAATACTGACTGCTTGTGAAAATTCGGAGAATGCGAGTACTCCTGATGCATCAAAGAAGGTACCGCAGTCGATGCTCAATGAAGTCACTCCACTTGGTGAACTACCTTCCTTTTTAAAACAGGGATTGTCTGTCGAAGAGCAGGAAACGTTGAAGAAACAAATCATGCCAACGCTGGATGATGGCATGACACCAGAAGAACGCTTCAAAAAATTGCGCATGGATGCAGAAGCGGGCGACCCAGATGCCCAGAATGGGCTGGGTACAATGTTCTATCTGGGTGAAGCGGTCTCGCGTGACGCTACGGGGAAAATTATGGAGTCTGACCCTGTAGCGGCTGCAGGATGGTTTCTCCGTGCGGCCGAGCAAGGGCATGCCGATGCACAATTTAACCTTGGTCTACTCCTGCTTAATGGCGAAGGCGTCACTCAGAGTACGGCAACGGCAGTAGAATGGTTCATCCGTTCTGCCGAACAAGGAAATGTCGATGCCCAGAATAATCTGGGGGTCATTTATCTCACTGGCGAAGGCGGGCTACCCCAAGATAAAGATCTGGCCATAGAGTGGTTCAAAAAAGCGGCAAAGCAAGGCAATGAAGAAGCCAAACAAAATCTTGAAGCAATCCGGGCACAATAA
- the lptB gene encoding LPS export ABC transporter ATP-binding protein produces MSELRAQHLQKHYKSRKVVLDVSFSVDSGEVVGLLGPNGAGKTTCFYMVVGLVPLNGGEIFLDGHNLGQLPIHKRARLGLSYLPQDASIFRRLTVEENILAVLELQELSEDEIMQQLDSLLHDFHIGHLRESPAISLSGGERRRVEIARALASRPRFILLDEPFAGVDPISVLDIQKVIGFLKMRGIGVLITDHNVRETLGICDRAYIISEGAVLASGKSEDIVSDSRVREVYLGENFRL; encoded by the coding sequence ATGAGCGAACTACGGGCACAACATCTCCAGAAGCATTACAAATCACGTAAAGTCGTGCTGGATGTGTCGTTTTCTGTTGATAGCGGTGAAGTTGTTGGCTTACTAGGGCCAAATGGTGCTGGGAAGACCACCTGTTTTTATATGGTCGTGGGCTTAGTTCCATTAAATGGAGGGGAAATTTTTCTGGATGGACACAATCTTGGTCAGCTGCCAATTCACAAGCGTGCGCGCCTGGGTTTAAGCTATTTACCGCAAGATGCCTCCATTTTTCGACGCCTAACCGTCGAGGAAAATATCCTTGCAGTACTCGAGCTGCAAGAACTGTCTGAAGATGAAATCATGCAACAACTGGATTCGCTGCTACATGATTTTCATATTGGGCATTTACGTGAAAGTCCGGCTATTAGTCTTTCGGGCGGAGAACGGCGGCGAGTTGAAATTGCGCGAGCACTGGCATCTCGCCCACGCTTTATTCTGCTGGATGAGCCATTTGCCGGTGTAGACCCTATCTCGGTTCTGGATATCCAGAAAGTTATCGGTTTTTTGAAAATGCGTGGGATTGGTGTGCTGATTACAGATCATAATGTGCGAGAAACACTGGGGATATGCGATCGTGCCTATATTATCAGTGAAGGCGCTGTACTCGCGAGTGGCAAATCCGAAGATATTGTCAGCGATAGTCGCGTCAGGGAAGTTTATTTAGGCGAAAATTTCCGGCTTTGA
- a CDS encoding DEAD/DEAH box helicase, which produces MSFENLNLHPDILKAILEAGYTTPTPIQQQAIPELIAGHDVMASAQTGTGKTAAFMLPALHRLASPATVRSRGPRVLVLTPTRELALQISEAASKYGKFLPRVKVVSILGGMPYPLQNKLLSQPVDILVATPGRLIDHIQRGRIDFSRMEMLVLDEADRMLDMGFIQDVELIASATPAERQTMLFSATLDSAIDKIAARLLKTPKRIQIASQRAKLDNIEQRLHYVDNLSHKNKLLDHLLRDISIKQAIIFTATKRDADSLADNLAAQGHKAAAMHGDMTQRERTRTLTGLRQGHLKILVATDVAARGINVTDITHVINFDLPKFAEDYVHRIGRTGRAGASGIAVSFASDKDTVNLKKIERFTGNVIASHVIPGMEPRFKPRTARTDGNSRKIPSNGDHKGRRVWSNSSDTRNGNATSYDRNKPTGYSSGQPSTRDSQRRTFRSDSLVSASHQSRTK; this is translated from the coding sequence GTGTCTTTTGAAAATTTAAATCTACACCCTGATATACTCAAAGCAATTCTGGAAGCTGGTTACACCACACCAACCCCTATCCAGCAACAAGCCATTCCGGAATTGATTGCAGGCCATGATGTGATGGCCAGCGCACAGACAGGAACGGGCAAAACTGCCGCATTCATGTTGCCAGCATTACATCGTTTAGCCTCCCCCGCAACGGTACGTAGCCGTGGTCCGCGTGTGCTGGTTTTGACACCAACGCGTGAACTGGCTTTGCAAATTTCGGAGGCTGCCAGCAAATATGGCAAGTTCCTACCACGCGTCAAGGTAGTCAGTATTCTTGGTGGTATGCCATACCCGCTGCAAAACAAGCTACTTTCGCAGCCCGTCGATATTCTGGTTGCAACGCCAGGTCGTCTTATCGATCATATCCAGCGCGGTCGAATTGATTTCTCGCGCATGGAAATGCTCGTACTGGACGAAGCAGACCGTATGCTGGATATGGGTTTTATTCAAGATGTCGAGTTAATTGCTTCGGCCACACCGGCTGAACGTCAAACCATGCTTTTCTCGGCAACACTGGACAGCGCCATCGATAAGATTGCCGCACGTTTGTTAAAAACACCCAAACGCATTCAAATTGCCTCACAACGCGCCAAGCTCGATAATATCGAGCAGCGACTCCATTATGTAGATAACCTCTCGCATAAAAATAAATTGCTGGATCATCTGTTGCGGGATATTTCAATCAAGCAAGCAATTATTTTTACCGCGACCAAAAGAGATGCAGATTCCCTTGCAGATAATCTGGCTGCACAGGGTCACAAAGCGGCCGCGATGCATGGCGACATGACCCAGCGTGAACGTACTCGCACCCTGACTGGCTTGCGCCAGGGGCATCTTAAAATTCTGGTTGCCACTGATGTCGCCGCACGCGGTATCAATGTGACCGATATCACACATGTAATCAACTTCGACTTACCCAAATTTGCTGAAGATTATGTGCACCGTATCGGACGCACGGGTCGCGCGGGCGCATCAGGAATCGCAGTTTCTTTTGCTTCTGACAAAGATACCGTCAATCTGAAGAAAATTGAGCGATTTACTGGAAATGTCATCGCTTCGCATGTCATCCCCGGTATGGAGCCGCGCTTCAAGCCAAGAACCGCTCGCACTGACGGAAACTCCAGAAAGATTCCTTCTAATGGCGATCATAAAGGCAGAAGAGTTTGGTCAAACAGTAGCGATACTCGTAACGGTAACGCTACCAGTTACGACAGAAACAAACCAACTGGATATAGCAGCGGTCAGCCGTCGACGCGCGACAGCCAGAGACGCACTTTCAGAAGTGACAGCTTAGTTAGTGCAAGCCATCAATCGCGCACAAAATAA
- a CDS encoding HPr kinase/phosphorylase encodes MSQIDIAQLFRDNEEKLTLQWNTPSSAIKKQLENTQVLDRAQNLVGYLNFVNPNWIQVLNQSSITFLLEMDTPSLQRKLSILEASDPFCLIVAEGLAVPASIEKFSHRTHTPLLRSSSTGSQVIWMLHSYLVRNLAPTISRHGVLLDVLGMGVMITGDSGVGKSELALELISRGHGLVADDVIELSRIGPETLEGCCPPLLRDFIEVRGLGMLNIRTIFGETAVRRHKNMKLIVHLEKSTSSEIGAYERLPLSNLDEEILNVRIRKVTIPVAAGRNLAVLVEAAVRNYILQLRGIDSTQDFVRRHELEMGGNTTDHDEE; translated from the coding sequence ATGTCACAAATTGACATTGCTCAATTATTCAGGGATAACGAAGAAAAACTGACCCTGCAGTGGAATACCCCATCGAGTGCAATAAAGAAGCAACTTGAGAATACTCAAGTTTTAGACCGCGCACAAAATCTTGTTGGTTATCTTAACTTTGTCAATCCCAACTGGATTCAAGTACTGAATCAGTCGTCGATTACCTTCCTGCTGGAAATGGATACGCCGTCTCTACAAAGAAAACTGTCTATACTGGAAGCGAGCGACCCTTTCTGTCTGATCGTTGCTGAGGGTCTGGCGGTACCCGCAAGCATAGAAAAATTCTCCCACCGAACGCACACACCGTTATTACGTTCCAGTAGCACGGGTTCACAAGTTATCTGGATGCTGCACTCCTATCTGGTCAGAAATCTGGCACCTACCATTTCCCGCCATGGCGTCTTGCTGGACGTACTTGGTATGGGCGTCATGATCACGGGTGATAGCGGTGTCGGCAAGAGCGAACTCGCGTTGGAACTGATCAGCCGTGGGCACGGCCTGGTTGCGGATGATGTGATCGAATTATCCCGTATTGGCCCGGAAACCCTGGAAGGTTGTTGTCCACCCTTACTGCGCGATTTTATTGAAGTACGCGGATTGGGTATGTTGAATATTCGTACTATTTTTGGTGAAACAGCTGTTCGTCGTCACAAAAACATGAAACTGATTGTCCATCTGGAGAAATCCACCAGTAGTGAAATCGGTGCCTACGAACGCTTGCCACTGAGCAATCTCGATGAAGAAATTCTGAATGTCAGGATACGCAAAGTAACTATTCCTGTTGCTGCTGGACGTAATCTGGCTGTGCTGGTTGAGGCTGCGGTCCGTAACTATATTTTACAATTACGCGGAATTGATAGTACACAAGACTTTGTGCGTCGCCATGAGCTGGAGATGGGTGGCAATACAACAGACCATGATGAAGAATAA
- a CDS encoding ankyrin repeat domain-containing protein, with translation MPIKLTTRQRLRVYFLGFILLLLPVTTLADQVTNSAENELIDAASRGQLSRMRSLLTESHSFLQPTLNQALIQATLHGQDKVVEFLLNNNANINAQDEENRPLLHLAARDDRIAALRVLLAKGANKDAVTVDGTTALMIAAQYHRIEILRLLIQAGADINVGTQEGITALMYAAQLNFQNGVQDLLRAGANVNQSAGNGATALMLAAQNGYQNVTRTLLAAGADPNVKASNDATALFLAQRYNHRDVIKILHDAGARQ, from the coding sequence ATGCCTATAAAGTTAACCACCAGACAACGGCTTCGGGTTTATTTTCTTGGTTTCATCCTATTATTGCTGCCAGTCACTACCTTGGCCGATCAAGTAACTAACTCTGCCGAAAATGAACTGATCGATGCGGCAAGCCGCGGACAACTATCCCGCATGCGATCTTTGTTAACAGAATCACACTCCTTTCTTCAGCCCACTCTAAACCAGGCACTCATCCAGGCCACTCTGCATGGACAAGATAAAGTCGTTGAATTCCTGTTAAATAATAATGCCAATATCAATGCTCAGGATGAGGAGAACCGCCCTCTTTTACATCTGGCAGCGCGTGATGACAGGATTGCTGCGCTACGTGTACTGTTAGCGAAAGGAGCAAACAAAGATGCGGTCACTGTCGATGGAACAACCGCCCTGATGATCGCTGCACAGTATCATCGGATAGAAATTCTACGTCTGCTGATTCAGGCTGGCGCCGACATCAACGTCGGAACCCAGGAGGGAATCACCGCACTCATGTACGCAGCACAATTAAATTTTCAGAATGGGGTGCAGGATTTGCTCCGGGCTGGTGCCAACGTCAACCAATCAGCCGGTAATGGGGCAACTGCCTTGATGCTGGCGGCGCAGAACGGATACCAGAACGTTACCCGAACCCTGCTTGCTGCGGGAGCCGATCCTAATGTTAAAGCCAGTAATGATGCAACCGCGCTATTTCTGGCCCAGAGGTACAATCATCGCGATGTCATTAAAATTCTGCACGATGCTGGCGCCAGGCAATAA
- the lptA gene encoding lipopolysaccharide transport periplasmic protein LptA: protein MKRLFTLLLCLYYFFPASSLAERADRDKPIHLEADRATVEDYKRKGEFRTSTFSGNVLLTQGTLRIQADKIIMKENSTGYRYATAYGNLASFREKRDGVDEYVEAWGKRVEYDDRTDKIELFGNARLKRGGDEVAGDYIAYDIKRDFFQVNSLVEQKNDKQPDSRVRAIIQPKTKQPATNPVEETDK, encoded by the coding sequence ATGAAACGACTTTTTACTTTATTACTCTGTTTATACTATTTTTTTCCGGCCTCATCCCTCGCGGAGCGCGCTGATCGAGATAAACCTATCCATCTGGAGGCCGATCGTGCCACCGTAGAAGATTACAAACGCAAAGGTGAGTTTCGCACCAGTACGTTTAGCGGCAATGTACTGCTGACTCAGGGTACGCTCAGAATACAAGCAGATAAAATTATTATGAAAGAGAATAGCACAGGCTACCGTTATGCAACTGCTTATGGCAATTTGGCAAGTTTTAGAGAAAAGCGCGATGGCGTTGATGAATATGTCGAAGCATGGGGTAAGCGAGTCGAATACGACGACAGGACCGACAAGATAGAGCTCTTTGGTAATGCCAGACTGAAGCGTGGCGGGGATGAAGTAGCGGGAGACTATATTGCGTATGATATCAAACGTGATTTTTTTCAGGTAAATAGCTTGGTGGAACAAAAAAATGACAAGCAGCCGGATAGTCGTGTACGCGCCATTATTCAGCCAAAAACCAAACAGCCTGCTACGAATCCAGTCGAGGAAACGGATAAGTAA
- the lptC gene encoding LPS export ABC transporter periplasmic protein LptC has translation MRYTYILRPIIWLAVLVLLTMLLEGFFQKQGQRDASTTRSSIDYVIEHLEGTQTNHHAIALRRFMATRMTHYPQEDSALLEQIQFSSTEPDKPLLRVAADQAKLLMGGDDIFLSGNVLILRGEDTDKDKIRMETDFLHIIPDEDIAKTDHAVTVSRMNSLVNSVGMTLNNQTGEIQLQARVVANDQQDEH, from the coding sequence ATGCGCTACACCTATATTTTGCGGCCAATAATATGGCTAGCCGTTTTAGTGCTGCTAACGATGTTACTGGAAGGTTTTTTTCAGAAACAGGGGCAACGAGATGCCTCTACTACGCGAAGTAGCATAGATTATGTCATTGAACATCTTGAGGGCACTCAGACCAATCACCATGCCATCGCACTCCGTCGCTTTATGGCGACCCGAATGACACATTACCCGCAGGAAGATAGCGCGTTGCTGGAGCAGATACAATTTTCCAGTACTGAACCCGACAAACCGTTACTAAGAGTCGCTGCAGATCAAGCAAAGCTACTTATGGGTGGTGACGATATTTTTCTTAGCGGAAATGTTCTTATTCTCAGGGGAGAAGATACCGATAAAGATAAAATCCGTATGGAAACCGACTTTTTACATATTATCCCCGATGAAGATATAGCAAAAACTGATCATGCCGTTACTGTTTCTCGAATGAACAGTCTGGTGAATTCAGTAGGAATGACACTTAACAATCAAACTGGCGAAATTCAATTGCAAGCTCGAGTCGTTGCTAACGATCAACAGGATGAACACTAA
- the raiA gene encoding ribosome-associated translation inhibitor RaiA, protein MNLNLTGSHVEITPALREYVLSKFEKITRHFDHVIDIRVILSVDKLKQKAEATIHIRGKDIFVETDSPDMYASIDALVDKLDRQILKHKEKGLDQRNHGGLKDQPLEQPE, encoded by the coding sequence ATGAATTTGAATCTCACTGGTAGTCATGTGGAAATAACCCCTGCACTGCGTGAATATGTTCTATCAAAATTTGAAAAAATTACACGCCATTTTGACCATGTGATCGATATCAGGGTGATACTGTCGGTGGACAAACTCAAACAAAAGGCCGAAGCAACAATCCATATACGGGGGAAGGATATCTTTGTTGAAACAGACAGTCCTGATATGTATGCTTCCATTGATGCTTTGGTAGACAAACTGGATCGCCAGATTCTGAAACACAAGGAAAAAGGGTTAGATCAGCGAAATCATGGCGGACTGAAAGATCAGCCACTTGAGCAACCCGAGTAA
- a CDS encoding PTS sugar transporter subunit IIA yields the protein MNLISELLPESNVMVDLEATSKKRIFEQAGLLFENTLQVARSQVFDSLFTREKLGSTGLGQGVAIPHGRIKGLREAALMLVRLKEAIPFDAPDGQPVNIACILLVPEKATDRHLLILSELAQMFSNRIFREKLLYSKDAKEIHQLISDWTPEPEYVTN from the coding sequence ATGAATCTTATATCTGAATTATTGCCGGAATCAAACGTGATGGTCGATCTGGAAGCCACCAGCAAAAAACGTATCTTTGAACAGGCAGGTCTGCTGTTTGAGAATACACTCCAGGTAGCTCGCAGCCAGGTTTTTGACAGCTTATTTACACGCGAAAAATTAGGATCAACCGGTCTTGGACAAGGCGTCGCCATCCCCCATGGCCGAATCAAAGGTCTTCGTGAAGCCGCTTTAATGTTGGTCAGACTAAAGGAAGCAATTCCATTCGATGCACCAGATGGACAGCCGGTGAATATCGCATGTATTTTACTCGTTCCCGAAAAGGCAACTGATCGACACTTATTGATTTTGAGCGAGCTTGCGCAAATGTTCAGCAACAGAATCTTCCGTGAAAAATTGCTATATAGTAAGGATGCCAAGGAAATTCACCAGCTGATATCGGACTGGACGCCTGAGCCAGAGTATGTCACAAATTGA